The Gemmatimonadota bacterium genome has a segment encoding these proteins:
- a CDS encoding VCBS repeat-containing protein: MTGARGGWLLALAGALTACTPAVDASWHREPGHRWRALDVRGKGAGFTMLGPGTTGLTHANTITDERALANRHLLLGAGAAIADVDGDGLPDLFLPSVEQPAALYRNRGSLRFEDVTAASGIHLQGRATMGATFADVDGDGDPDLLVGSLGGPITLHRNDGQGHFTDVTPASGLDSGYAATTLTLADVDGDGDLDLYVATYKVRNTLDAVPPQARAFDQVVKKVGDRYEVVPAWQRDYRIEDRPDLGGIVRFQRAEEDLFYLNDGTGHFVRQSVIGDRWRDEDGRPLTEAPDYFSLAARFYDVNGDGAPDLYVCNDFEDPDQFWLNDGRGNFRLVPRLAIRATSNTCMSVDFGDVNRDGHVDLFTADMQSPTLAARQRQVPTHTPLPKVIGESPDRAQWMRNALQVSRGDGTWAQVADFAGVAASDWTWGSAFVDVDLDGYEDLLLAAGHHWDVRDADTFDRIRNAFPRVPWNREQGEFPRLAVPNVAFRNAGDGTFADASRAWGFAGDSAVSHGIALADFDGDGDLDPLVTRLNDAPRLYRNEGGEPRLAVQLKGRTPNPDGIGARVEVRFGGLPNQSREMTRGGYYLSGSDAQLVFAATADTTGHLIVRWRSGRWSEVTVRANTLVEVEEPTGDAVRDTSIATPVALFADATALLGGHQHLESRFDDFTRQPLLPNRFSQFGPGIAWGDLDGDGRDDLVVGAGRGQAMGVLRNTGRDFVNWPGGAVLPGDQGGLAVMARDGRAGVISAVSSYESSAPAERGAALRWAAPGAGGLAWTEVVGPDSSASGPIAVGDVNGDGRPDIFVGVRVVPGRWPLPAASHLWLAQPDGSFSEDRVNAQVLSALGLVTGATFADLDGNGAPDLVVASEWGPVRVLLNEGGRLTDATSRLGLSGISSRWMGVTAGDFDGDGRLDLVATSWGRNLPWHATSERPVELHVARVDSTIGLVFAQRDSASGRTMPLESRARLGVALSSVREGIGSYAAYASATVADVLGDAAAQAIRVGATTFDHTLFLNRGTAFEARPLPRAAQVAPSFGPVVADFDGDGREDLYLAQNFYPTEIDALRQDAGAGLILLGDGTGGFRALSVRDAGISALGDQRGAATADYDGDGRPDLAVGQNGWRTRLFRNVGAAPGLRVVLEGTPANPRGVGAQLRVIRGASRGPVREVRAGTGPWSSDSPVTVMALPAGADSLWVRWPGGVEQVVPIAGPGTIRVKR; this comes from the coding sequence GTGACCGGTGCGCGGGGCGGATGGCTGCTGGCGCTCGCGGGAGCGCTGACGGCCTGCACGCCTGCGGTCGATGCGTCGTGGCACCGCGAACCGGGACATCGGTGGCGGGCGCTGGATGTGCGCGGGAAGGGCGCGGGGTTCACCATGCTCGGCCCCGGCACCACCGGACTCACGCACGCGAACACCATCACCGACGAACGCGCCCTGGCCAACCGGCACTTGCTGCTTGGGGCGGGGGCGGCAATCGCCGACGTGGACGGGGATGGCCTCCCCGACCTGTTCCTGCCGTCCGTCGAGCAACCGGCGGCGCTGTACCGCAATCGCGGATCGCTGCGGTTTGAGGATGTTACGGCGGCCAGTGGAATCCATCTCCAAGGTCGCGCGACGATGGGCGCGACCTTTGCCGATGTCGATGGCGACGGCGACCCCGACCTCCTCGTCGGGTCGTTAGGCGGACCGATCACCCTCCATCGCAACGACGGCCAGGGGCACTTCACCGACGTGACCCCGGCGAGCGGGCTCGATAGTGGGTACGCCGCCACGACCCTCACCCTCGCGGATGTCGATGGGGACGGTGACCTCGACCTCTACGTGGCGACCTACAAGGTCCGCAACACCCTCGACGCCGTCCCGCCGCAGGCCCGGGCCTTTGACCAGGTCGTGAAGAAGGTCGGGGATCGCTATGAGGTCGTGCCGGCGTGGCAGCGCGACTACCGCATCGAGGACCGTCCGGACCTCGGCGGCATCGTGCGGTTCCAGCGCGCCGAGGAGGACCTGTTCTACCTGAACGACGGGACCGGGCACTTCGTGCGGCAGTCGGTGATTGGGGACCGATGGCGCGATGAGGACGGCCGCCCGCTGACTGAAGCCCCCGACTACTTCTCATTGGCCGCCAGGTTCTACGACGTCAATGGTGACGGCGCCCCCGACCTGTATGTCTGCAACGACTTCGAAGATCCCGACCAGTTCTGGCTGAACGACGGCCGCGGCAACTTCCGCCTGGTGCCGCGCCTCGCGATCCGCGCGACGAGCAACACGTGCATGTCCGTGGACTTCGGGGACGTCAACCGCGACGGGCACGTCGATCTCTTCACGGCCGACATGCAGAGCCCGACGCTCGCCGCCCGCCAGCGCCAGGTGCCGACGCATACGCCGCTCCCCAAGGTGATCGGCGAGTCGCCAGACCGGGCGCAGTGGATGCGCAATGCCCTGCAGGTCTCGCGCGGGGACGGGACGTGGGCGCAGGTCGCGGATTTCGCCGGGGTGGCGGCGTCGGACTGGACGTGGGGCTCCGCCTTTGTGGACGTGGATCTCGACGGGTACGAGGACCTGCTGCTCGCCGCCGGGCACCACTGGGACGTCCGCGACGCCGACACCTTCGACCGGATCCGCAACGCTTTCCCGCGGGTCCCGTGGAACCGGGAACAAGGCGAGTTCCCGCGACTCGCGGTGCCTAACGTCGCTTTTCGCAACGCGGGCGATGGGACCTTTGCCGACGCGAGCCGGGCGTGGGGATTTGCTGGGGACTCCGCGGTGTCTCATGGGATCGCCCTGGCGGATTTTGACGGCGACGGGGACCTGGACCCGCTGGTCACGCGACTCAACGACGCCCCACGCCTCTATCGCAATGAAGGGGGGGAGCCCCGGTTGGCGGTCCAGCTGAAGGGCCGGACACCAAACCCCGACGGGATCGGTGCTCGCGTCGAGGTGCGATTTGGTGGTCTGCCGAACCAGTCACGGGAAATGACCCGGGGCGGCTACTACCTCTCCGGGAGCGACGCGCAGCTCGTCTTTGCTGCTACGGCGGACACCACGGGACACCTCATCGTGCGATGGCGCAGCGGGCGCTGGAGCGAGGTGACGGTGCGCGCGAACACCCTGGTGGAAGTCGAGGAGCCGACCGGCGACGCGGTGAGGGACACGTCGATCGCCACTCCCGTGGCATTGTTTGCCGATGCGACGGCACTGCTCGGTGGTCATCAGCACCTCGAGTCGCGGTTCGACGACTTCACGCGGCAACCGCTGCTCCCCAATCGCTTCTCGCAGTTTGGGCCCGGCATTGCCTGGGGCGACCTCGACGGGGATGGCCGCGATGACCTCGTGGTCGGGGCGGGGCGCGGCCAGGCGATGGGCGTGCTCCGCAACACCGGGCGGGACTTCGTAAACTGGCCAGGGGGTGCGGTTCTTCCCGGCGATCAGGGTGGTCTTGCGGTGATGGCTCGCGATGGGCGCGCGGGCGTGATCAGCGCGGTCTCCAGCTATGAGTCGAGTGCCCCTGCCGAGCGTGGTGCCGCGCTGCGCTGGGCGGCACCGGGCGCGGGTGGCCTGGCGTGGACGGAAGTTGTCGGGCCGGATTCCTCAGCGAGTGGGCCGATTGCTGTCGGCGACGTTAACGGCGATGGGCGGCCGGACATCTTCGTTGGGGTGCGGGTCGTTCCCGGTCGATGGCCACTCCCAGCGGCATCGCACCTCTGGCTCGCGCAGCCAGATGGCTCGTTTTCCGAGGATCGTGTGAACGCGCAGGTGTTGTCCGCCTTGGGGCTGGTGACGGGGGCGACCTTCGCCGACCTCGATGGGAATGGTGCGCCGGACCTCGTGGTGGCTAGTGAGTGGGGCCCAGTGCGCGTTCTGCTGAATGAGGGCGGTCGCCTGACCGACGCCACGTCGCGGCTCGGGCTCAGCGGGATCAGTTCGCGCTGGATGGGGGTCACGGCCGGCGATTTCGATGGCGATGGGCGGCTCGATCTTGTTGCGACGAGTTGGGGTCGTAACCTCCCGTGGCACGCGACTTCCGAGCGGCCGGTGGAACTGCACGTGGCCCGTGTCGACAGCACGATCGGGTTGGTGTTCGCCCAGCGTGATTCCGCGAGCGGGCGCACGATGCCACTCGAGTCACGCGCGCGGCTCGGGGTCGCGTTGTCCAGCGTGCGCGAGGGGATCGGATCGTACGCCGCGTACGCATCGGCCACCGTCGCCGACGTCCTTGGCGACGCGGCGGCGCAGGCGATCCGCGTGGGCGCCACGACCTTTGATCACACGCTGTTCCTGAATCGGGGAACGGCTTTCGAGGCGCGGCCGCTTCCCCGGGCGGCGCAGGTTGCGCCGTCCTTTGGTCCCGTCGTCGCCGACTTCGACGGGGATGGACGCGAGGACCTGTACCTCGCCCAGAACTTCTATCCCACCGAAATCGACGCCCTGCGACAGGACGCCGGCGCCGGACTGATCCTGCTCGGCGACGGGACCGGCGGGTTCCGCGCCCTCTCGGTCCGCGACGCCGGGATCTCCGCGTTAGGCGACCAGCGTGGGGCCGCGACTGCGGACTACGACGGCGACGGTCGACCCGATCTCGCCGTGGGCCAGAACGGGTGGCGCACCAGGTTGTTCCGGAATGTTGGCGCCGCCCCCGGACTCCGGGTGGTACTCGAAGGCACACCAGCGAATCCCCGAGGAGTGGGGGCGCAGTTGCGCGTGATACGTGGGGCGTCACGCGGCCCGGTGCGCGAGGTGCGCGCCGGCACGGGGCCGTGGTCCAGCGACAGCCCCGTCACCGTGATGGCCCTTCCCGCCGGCGCCGACTCACTCTGGGTCAGGTGGCCCGGTGGGGTGGAACAGGTGGTACCGATTGCCGGCCCCGGCACGATCAGGGTGAAGCGGTAG
- a CDS encoding carboxypeptidase regulatory-like domain-containing protein, with protein MFMRPATLCSFVLTAASPLWLSGEAGAQKGSAQMFGSVVDRMTQGPIPNARIIHGGDGRVIIADSLGFYQFPELKAGIVRFSVRAVGYPTVTFTVALTNGERMERDIELDAPKAGDSTQAAQTLAGVEVEAPAPLGRRFADFERRKAMGRGHYLTRTQIETLGANNLQDALRGLRGVAVECSGGTGCYIRMVRAPMRCLPEYIVDERVDNEFGPYVAVRDIEALEVYTGPSDVPGEFAGRNSGCGVVVIWTKSGPPRKKG; from the coding sequence ATGTTTATGCGTCCCGCGACACTCTGCTCGTTCGTGCTCACGGCCGCCTCACCTCTCTGGCTCAGCGGCGAGGCGGGCGCGCAGAAGGGGTCGGCCCAGATGTTCGGCTCTGTGGTGGATCGGATGACGCAGGGGCCGATCCCCAACGCCCGCATCATCCACGGGGGCGACGGACGGGTCATCATCGCCGACTCGCTCGGCTTCTACCAGTTTCCCGAACTCAAAGCGGGGATCGTCCGGTTCAGTGTGCGCGCCGTCGGTTATCCAACTGTAACGTTCACCGTCGCCCTGACAAACGGCGAGCGGATGGAACGGGACATCGAACTCGATGCCCCCAAAGCGGGGGATAGCACCCAGGCCGCCCAAACCCTCGCCGGTGTGGAGGTTGAGGCACCCGCCCCCCTCGGCCGGCGCTTCGCCGACTTCGAGCGCCGAAAGGCCATGGGGCGCGGACACTACCTCACCCGCACCCAGATCGAGACCCTCGGCGCGAACAACCTCCAGGATGCGCTCCGCGGGCTGCGAGGGGTCGCGGTCGAATGCTCCGGCGGGACAGGCTGCTACATCCGCATGGTGCGGGCCCCCATGCGCTGCCTCCCCGAATACATCGTGGACGAACGGGTGGACAACGAGTTTGGTCCCTACGTGGCCGTGCGAGACATCGAGGCGCTTGAGGTCTACACTGGGCCGTCCGACGTGCCCGGCGAGTTTGCGGGCCGCAACTCGGGGTGCGGAGTGGTGGTGATCTGGACCAAGTCGGGGCCGCCGAGGAAGAAGGGCTAG
- a CDS encoding SusC/RagA family TonB-linked outer membrane protein — protein sequence MKRSLVRRGLAALGTAAAMLLVASAAQAQNAVFSGRVTSSAGGGPLGGASVGIPELGVGSITSVDGRYTFTIDVARASGRQVNLVVRYIGYKPKRMPITLTAGRVEKDYELERDVLSLEQVVVTGVSDATSQTKTAFSVAVVDNSAIKDTPQTSPVASLSGKIAGASVQTTSAQPGEEPSIRLRSATSLTGRQDPLIIVDGTITRLGLADINSEDIERVEVIKGAAASSLYGSDAANGVVQIFTKRGGNLAEGQTNVIFRNEMGRSDLRRTIPNNMSHNYRLNADGSFFTDANGNRVPEADRISDNNYPVTYDQLGQVFKPGTFMTNYASIGQRRGNLNYNVSFQNQKETGVLELLNGFSRQNFRMNLDQSLSDKLDYQVGAFYGRSNADQAEGSADIFFGLRFLEPNIDLTAKNKDGSPYNANIRQPPASGNLSNPLYRLYNADTKQARDRFTGTFKARYRPAIWLTAEGNVNYDQSGENYKAFRPTGFLNSAGTSDKGSLFSQVTNLRSMNIGATVTAQKQLFSWLANTTKLAWVQEDQTNANISVNASALTVPRVTEFTAASRDPSFPITPGSGTEIIRNQNYFAVTTLDIKDKYIIDGLVRRDESSLFGPDQREQNYFRVSGVWRLSEDFKVPGVDEFKLRASYGTAGLRPVFNAQYEVFSVAGGTPSKVTLGNRNLRPALSKEVEYGFNMNFLKNYTLEYSYSDKVTSDQILNVPVSAATGYRNQWLNAGELSGYTHEIALNAVLASTNDFFWRVNVVGDRTRQTITDLSVGPFLAGPDANDGNTRIFRIAKGQKFGVIYGSKWIKSAEELATTIKSGRLTGSAADYELNSEGYMVRKSEHRTVNEVPLKYYAENGEALTEIGDVNPDFNLGFGSNLQWKGLNLSAQFNWVQGGNIYNYTRQWPFNEFRDVAIDQRGKADAEKKPTTYYSTFYNNFDANEYFVENGSYLRLRELAVNYAVPKSLMSKFGLGGLSNTRIGVVGRNLWTKSDYTGYDPDVSGPGGGNPFGYRVDYFTYPPFRTFTFMLELGY from the coding sequence ATGAAGCGTAGTTTGGTCCGGCGAGGCCTCGCGGCGCTCGGCACAGCGGCAGCAATGCTGTTGGTCGCCAGCGCGGCGCAGGCACAGAACGCCGTGTTCTCGGGACGCGTGACGTCGTCTGCCGGCGGTGGTCCGCTTGGCGGTGCGAGCGTCGGCATCCCGGAACTCGGCGTAGGTTCGATCACGTCCGTGGATGGTCGGTACACCTTCACGATCGACGTGGCACGTGCATCCGGTCGCCAGGTGAACCTGGTGGTCCGCTACATCGGCTACAAGCCGAAGCGCATGCCGATCACCTTGACGGCGGGTCGCGTTGAGAAGGACTACGAACTCGAGCGCGACGTGCTCTCCCTTGAGCAGGTCGTCGTGACGGGTGTGTCTGACGCGACGTCGCAGACGAAGACGGCCTTCTCGGTCGCCGTCGTTGACAACAGCGCCATCAAGGACACCCCGCAGACGTCGCCGGTCGCTTCGCTCAGCGGCAAGATCGCTGGCGCGAGCGTCCAGACGACGAGCGCGCAGCCGGGTGAAGAGCCCTCGATCCGCCTCCGTTCGGCGACGAGCCTCACCGGCCGCCAGGATCCGCTCATCATCGTGGACGGGACGATCACCCGCCTCGGCCTGGCCGACATCAACTCGGAAGACATCGAGCGTGTCGAGGTCATCAAGGGCGCGGCGGCCTCGTCGCTCTACGGATCGGACGCGGCCAACGGCGTCGTCCAGATCTTCACGAAGCGTGGCGGCAACCTCGCGGAAGGACAGACCAACGTCATCTTCCGGAACGAGATGGGTCGCAGCGACCTGCGTCGCACGATCCCGAACAACATGTCGCACAACTACCGCCTGAACGCGGACGGTTCGTTCTTCACGGACGCCAACGGCAATCGCGTGCCGGAAGCCGACCGCATTTCGGACAACAACTATCCGGTCACCTACGACCAGCTGGGCCAGGTGTTCAAGCCCGGCACGTTCATGACGAACTACGCGTCGATCGGGCAGCGTCGCGGCAACCTGAACTACAACGTCTCGTTCCAGAACCAGAAGGAAACCGGCGTACTCGAGCTGCTCAACGGGTTCAGCCGCCAGAACTTCCGCATGAACCTGGATCAGTCGCTCAGCGACAAGCTGGACTACCAGGTGGGCGCGTTTTATGGTCGTTCAAATGCGGATCAGGCGGAGGGTTCCGCCGACATCTTCTTCGGTCTGCGCTTCCTCGAGCCGAACATCGACCTGACCGCGAAGAACAAGGATGGCTCGCCGTACAATGCGAACATCCGGCAGCCACCCGCATCGGGCAACTTGTCGAACCCGCTGTACCGCCTGTACAACGCCGACACCAAGCAGGCGCGTGACCGCTTTACCGGGACGTTCAAGGCGCGGTATCGCCCGGCGATCTGGCTGACGGCAGAAGGCAACGTGAACTACGACCAGTCCGGCGAGAACTACAAGGCGTTCCGCCCGACGGGCTTCCTCAACTCGGCCGGCACGTCGGACAAGGGATCGCTCTTCTCGCAGGTGACCAACCTGCGCTCGATGAACATCGGCGCGACCGTGACGGCCCAGAAGCAGCTGTTCAGCTGGCTGGCCAACACGACGAAGCTGGCCTGGGTCCAGGAAGACCAGACCAACGCCAACATCTCGGTCAATGCGTCGGCCCTCACCGTTCCGCGGGTGACGGAGTTCACGGCGGCTTCGCGTGACCCCAGCTTCCCGATCACCCCGGGGTCCGGTACGGAGATCATCCGTAACCAGAACTACTTCGCGGTGACCACGCTCGACATCAAGGACAAGTACATCATCGACGGGCTCGTGCGCCGCGATGAGTCGTCCCTGTTCGGCCCCGACCAGCGCGAGCAGAACTACTTCCGCGTCTCGGGTGTGTGGCGTCTCTCGGAGGACTTCAAGGTCCCGGGCGTCGATGAATTCAAGCTGCGCGCCTCCTACGGGACGGCCGGCCTGCGCCCCGTGTTCAACGCGCAATACGAAGTCTTCTCGGTGGCCGGCGGCACGCCGTCCAAGGTGACCCTCGGTAACCGGAACCTGCGCCCGGCGCTCTCGAAGGAGGTCGAGTACGGGTTCAACATGAACTTCCTCAAGAACTACACCCTCGAGTACTCGTACTCGGACAAGGTCACCAGCGACCAGATCCTCAACGTGCCGGTGTCGGCCGCGACGGGATATCGCAACCAGTGGCTGAACGCGGGTGAGCTCTCGGGGTACACGCACGAAATCGCACTCAATGCGGTGCTGGCGTCGACGAACGACTTCTTCTGGCGTGTCAACGTCGTGGGTGACCGCACCCGCCAGACGATCACCGACCTCAGCGTCGGTCCGTTCCTGGCTGGCCCGGATGCCAACGATGGCAACACCCGCATCTTCCGCATCGCGAAGGGCCAGAAGTTCGGCGTCATCTACGGCTCCAAGTGGATCAAGAGCGCGGAGGAGCTGGCCACGACGATCAAGTCGGGTCGCCTCACCGGTTCGGCCGCGGACTACGAGCTGAACTCGGAAGGCTACATGGTGCGGAAGTCGGAGCACCGGACCGTCAACGAGGTCCCGCTCAAGTACTACGCGGAGAATGGCGAGGCGCTCACCGAGATCGGTGACGTCAACCCGGACTTCAACCTGGGCTTCGGCTCCAACCTGCAGTGGAAGGGGTTGAACCTCTCCGCGCAGTTCAACTGGGTGCAGGGTGGCAACATCTACAACTACACCCGGCAGTGGCCGTTCAACGAGTTCCGCGATGTCGCGATCGACCAGCGCGGCAAGGCGGACGCCGAGAAGAAGCCGACCACGTACTACTCGACGTTCTACAACAACTTCGACGCGAACGAGTACTTCGTCGAAAACGGCTCGTACCTGCGTCTTCGTGAGCTGGCCGTCAACTATGCGGTGCCGAAGTCGTTAATGAGCAAGTTCGGCCTCGGTGGGTTGAGCAACACGCGCATCGGCGTCGTGGGGCGCAACCTGTGGACCAAGTCGGACTACACCGGTTATGACCCGGACGTCTCCGGCCCCGGTGGCGGTAACCCGTTTGGCTACCGGGTGGACTACTTCACGTATCCTCCCTTCCGCACCTTCACGTTCATGCTCGAACTCGGCTACTAA
- a CDS encoding RagB/SusD family nutrient uptake outer membrane protein gives MEPELRSWQNDPAAAGRTSIEWLWTGMYSALSSANDVLTAIKGGKVINNASDTKRAETIATLMQGLTTSMIALNYDKGYVVDESSDLANLQYSTRKQLRDAAVAKLQAAATLAPTRSRRRQVGPTDVRTPTCRSSASPTQRPR, from the coding sequence GTGGAACCGGAACTCCGTTCCTGGCAGAACGACCCCGCCGCAGCAGGGCGCACGTCAATCGAGTGGTTGTGGACCGGGATGTACTCCGCCCTGTCTTCGGCGAACGACGTGCTCACGGCCATCAAGGGCGGCAAGGTGATCAACAACGCGAGCGACACCAAGCGCGCCGAGACGATCGCCACCCTGATGCAGGGGCTCACGACGTCGATGATCGCCCTCAACTACGACAAGGGGTATGTCGTCGATGAGAGCAGCGACCTGGCGAACCTGCAGTACTCGACGCGAAAGCAGTTGCGCGATGCCGCAGTCGCCAAGCTGCAGGCGGCGGCGACGCTGGCGCCAACACGTTCACGACGCCGGCAGGTTGGACCAACGGACGTTCGTACTCCAACTTGCAGATCCAGCGCATCGCCAACACAGCGGCCGCGATGA
- a CDS encoding DUF2164 family protein translates to MAKHVELTLPDDARKLALNSLREFASQHLDEELTELQAVLLLDHILVDIGPAIHNQTLQHARTFVEERAADLDAALHRAEFPVTARRRR, encoded by the coding sequence ATGGCCAAACACGTCGAACTCACCCTGCCCGACGACGCGCGCAAGCTGGCACTCAACTCCCTTCGCGAGTTTGCCTCGCAGCACCTGGACGAGGAACTGACCGAGCTGCAGGCCGTCCTGCTGCTCGATCACATCCTCGTGGACATCGGACCAGCGATCCACAACCAGACACTGCAGCACGCCCGCACCTTTGTCGAAGAGCGCGCCGCTGACCTTGACGCGGCCTTGCACCGCGCGGAGTTCCCGGTCACGGCGCGGCGGAGGCGTTAG